A region from the Spirochaeta thermophila DSM 6192 genome encodes:
- the metG gene encoding methionine--tRNA ligase, with protein sequence MKKKRLITSALPYVNNVPHLGNLIQVLSADVFARYCRSAGYETLYVCGTDEYGTATETRALEEGISPKELCDRFHAIHTEIYEWFEIQFDKWGRTSTPEHTRITQDIFLKLDRNGYIKERTIQQLYSEKSGMFLADRYVRGTCPHCGYEDARGDQCEHCGKLLDPTELIEPRSAIDGSTPVLRETKHLYLDLPALLPKLKAWMEKASVEGRWATNAIRMTESWIRDGLRERCITRDLKWGVPVPKPGYENKVFYVWFDAPIGYISITATYTDRWEEWWKNPDGVELYQFIGKDNIPFHTVIFPSTLLGTGEGWTLLKTMSSTEYLNYESGKFSKSRGVGVFGNDAKDTGIPADVWRFYLFYNRPETSDYTFTWKDFQEKVNGELIGNFANLVNRTLSFIHRFYQGRIPEAPVDTALWGRVRELEGQITEYLERAQLRDAFRTMFALSDLGNKAFQAGEPWKTRTERPEEAEKLLRNLAYLVRDLAILVAPYLPATSRRILGFLGNPPATWAQLGRLEGLSEVRKPEILFERLEDDRVEALRIRFSGTQAEREESSQPRSEDVFRDKVRLVVAKITEVRRHPNAEKLYIEKIDLGGRESQIVSGLVPYYKEEELLGRHVIVVENLKPAKLRGEMSHGMLLAAEAEDSVEVLFADHAAPGTRVVLKGDDPASYGEAGEITIDEFFGVPITVKGGVVRVGETPLVADGREITTSLVKEGKVG encoded by the coding sequence ATGAAGAAGAAAAGGCTTATCACGTCGGCACTTCCCTATGTGAACAACGTGCCGCATCTCGGGAACCTCATCCAGGTCCTTTCCGCGGATGTCTTCGCGCGCTACTGCAGGAGTGCGGGGTACGAGACGCTCTACGTGTGCGGCACCGACGAGTACGGCACGGCCACGGAGACGCGGGCCCTTGAGGAGGGTATCTCGCCCAAGGAGCTGTGCGACCGTTTCCACGCCATCCACACCGAGATCTACGAGTGGTTCGAGATACAGTTCGACAAGTGGGGACGCACCTCCACTCCTGAACATACCCGCATCACCCAGGATATCTTCCTCAAGCTCGACAGGAACGGCTACATCAAGGAGCGCACCATCCAGCAGCTCTACTCCGAGAAGTCGGGGATGTTCCTCGCCGACCGTTACGTGCGCGGGACCTGTCCCCATTGTGGGTACGAGGATGCGCGGGGCGACCAGTGCGAGCACTGCGGCAAGCTGCTCGACCCCACCGAGCTCATCGAGCCCCGGAGCGCCATCGACGGCTCCACCCCTGTGCTCAGGGAGACGAAGCACCTCTACCTGGACCTCCCCGCCCTTCTCCCCAAGCTCAAGGCGTGGATGGAGAAGGCCTCGGTGGAGGGGCGGTGGGCTACCAATGCGATTCGCATGACCGAGAGCTGGATACGGGACGGCCTCCGGGAACGGTGTATCACCCGCGACCTCAAGTGGGGTGTGCCTGTGCCCAAGCCGGGATACGAGAACAAGGTCTTCTACGTGTGGTTCGACGCGCCCATAGGCTACATCTCCATCACGGCCACCTACACCGACAGATGGGAGGAGTGGTGGAAGAACCCCGACGGGGTGGAGCTCTACCAGTTCATAGGCAAGGACAACATCCCCTTCCACACCGTGATCTTCCCTTCCACGCTCCTGGGTACGGGGGAAGGGTGGACCCTGCTCAAGACCATGTCGTCCACCGAGTACCTCAACTACGAGAGCGGGAAGTTCTCCAAGAGCCGGGGGGTGGGGGTCTTCGGCAACGACGCAAAGGACACGGGGATACCGGCCGACGTGTGGCGGTTCTACCTCTTCTACAACAGGCCTGAAACCTCCGACTACACCTTCACCTGGAAGGACTTCCAGGAGAAGGTGAACGGCGAGCTCATAGGGAACTTCGCCAACCTGGTGAACCGAACCCTCTCGTTCATCCACCGGTTCTACCAGGGGAGGATCCCCGAGGCCCCTGTGGATACGGCCCTCTGGGGAAGAGTGAGGGAGCTGGAGGGACAGATCACTGAATACCTCGAGCGTGCCCAGCTCCGCGACGCTTTCAGGACCATGTTCGCCCTCTCCGACCTGGGGAACAAGGCCTTCCAGGCCGGCGAGCCCTGGAAGACGCGTACCGAGAGACCCGAGGAGGCGGAGAAACTTCTCAGGAATCTCGCCTACCTCGTACGCGACCTGGCGATTCTGGTGGCGCCGTACCTCCCTGCCACCTCCCGTCGCATACTCGGGTTCCTGGGCAATCCGCCGGCGACGTGGGCTCAACTCGGGAGACTTGAGGGGCTCTCCGAGGTGCGCAAGCCCGAGATCCTCTTCGAGCGGCTCGAGGACGACCGGGTGGAGGCCCTCCGCATACGGTTCTCCGGCACCCAGGCCGAACGTGAGGAGAGCTCCCAGCCTCGTTCCGAGGACGTCTTTCGTGACAAGGTTCGTTTGGTGGTGGCAAAGATCACCGAGGTGAGGCGGCATCCGAATGCCGAGAAGCTCTATATAGAGAAGATCGACCTGGGCGGGAGGGAGTCGCAGATCGTGTCCGGATTGGTTCCCTACTACAAGGAGGAGGAGCTCCTCGGCCGGCATGTGATCGTGGTGGAGAATCTCAAACCGGCGAAGCTCCGTGGCGAGATGAGCCATGGGATGCTCCTCGCCGCCGAGGCCGAGGATTCGGTGGAGGTGCTCTTCGCCGACCATGCGGCTCCTGGGACGAGGGTGGTGCTCAAGGGCGACGATCCCGCCTCCTATGGGGAGGCAGGCGAGATTACCATCGACGAGTTCTTCGGCGTACCCATCACGGTGAAGGGGGGGGTGGTGAGAGTAGGGGAGACGCCCCTTGTGGCAGATGGTCGGGAGATCACCACCTCCTTGGTGAAGGAAGGGAAGGTGGGATAG
- a CDS encoding lipid II:glycine glycyltransferase FemX, with protein sequence MRRVRLEELEGASLLQSGFWGALKQAFGWRAWGFEGEGGQVLVLTRRLPGGMDLAYLPHPWEGVETRFRTGGWMVARLREIASLMELKPLFFRVDLPWEERPAGGVLRKAPIDIQPPSTVLVDLCLSDEDLLSSMHHKTRYNLRLAQKKGVVVREEGEEALPLWYRMYEETARRDRIAIHSFEYYAHLFRLARTWEGPKPRVVLFMAYHEGEPLAGNIMALYRERAVYLYGASRSQKRNLMPTYLLQWEAMQWAKGEGALTYDLYGIPPTPDPSHPMYGLYRFKTGFGGRIVHRAGCWDLPLSPLYGLYRTAERVREVYYKRVRKLFRR encoded by the coding sequence GTGAGGCGTGTGAGGCTCGAGGAACTCGAGGGGGCCTCCCTCCTCCAGAGCGGTTTCTGGGGTGCACTCAAGCAGGCCTTTGGATGGCGGGCGTGGGGCTTCGAGGGCGAAGGTGGACAGGTCCTCGTGCTCACGCGACGCCTTCCCGGCGGGATGGATCTCGCCTATCTGCCTCATCCGTGGGAAGGGGTGGAGACGAGGTTCCGTACGGGAGGCTGGATGGTGGCCCGGCTTCGCGAGATCGCCTCACTCATGGAGCTGAAGCCGCTCTTCTTCCGGGTGGACCTCCCGTGGGAGGAGAGGCCTGCAGGAGGAGTGCTCAGGAAGGCGCCCATCGATATTCAGCCTCCCTCCACGGTGCTCGTCGACCTGTGCCTCTCGGACGAGGACCTTCTCTCCTCTATGCACCACAAGACCCGGTACAACCTCAGGCTCGCGCAGAAGAAAGGGGTGGTGGTACGGGAGGAGGGGGAGGAGGCCCTCCCCCTCTGGTACCGCATGTACGAGGAGACCGCTCGGCGTGATCGCATCGCCATCCACTCCTTCGAGTACTACGCCCACCTCTTCCGCCTCGCCCGCACCTGGGAGGGGCCGAAGCCTCGTGTGGTCCTCTTCATGGCCTACCACGAGGGCGAGCCGCTCGCGGGCAACATCATGGCCCTCTACCGTGAGAGGGCGGTCTACCTCTATGGAGCGAGTCGTTCCCAGAAGCGCAACCTCATGCCCACCTACCTCCTCCAGTGGGAGGCCATGCAATGGGCGAAGGGAGAGGGTGCCCTCACGTACGACCTCTACGGCATACCTCCCACGCCCGACCCTTCGCACCCCATGTACGGGCTCTACCGGTTCAAGACCGGGTTTGGGGGACGGATCGTCCACAGGGCCGGGTGCTGGGACCTCCCTCTCTCCCCACTCTATGGGCTCTACCGGACGGCCGAACGTGTCCGTGAGGTCTACTATAAACGTGTGAGGAAGCTGTTCCGAAGGTGA
- a CDS encoding YncE family protein, with protein MLLCISSLSAITLSLKVFPQDALLLEDGRPLTPTGRKETVAYYWLPAGDHLLELWAPGYHSKFLHLSLTKSVFIEEKLERKDSRLRLVGEFPTGRQPKGIVFSPDGRFFYVTLLDDEGVEIFSADPLAYVGRASPPPYFAGQRGFVEGYILHGILWISQMTANRVHAFSLDGTYLFTSDRVGIWPKVIAGTHRGDLLFVSNWESNDIAFLDPVSGRVVGRVPVSATPRGLAVTPDDRFLYVCNYDTGVLEKIDIPHQQVVKVIDWEFGAKRHAVVDRQGRFLYLSDMYLGTITKFDLGSEAPVKERYIGPKLNTIALSPDGRYLFVSSRGHNNPETYLKKGPDHGKVFVLDTRTLEVVDWVWGRNQPTGLAVSPDGRYLVFSDFLDHNIEVYDVSRLRAE; from the coding sequence ATGCTTCTGTGCATCTCCTCGCTCTCGGCCATCACCCTCTCGCTCAAGGTCTTTCCTCAGGATGCGCTCCTCCTGGAGGATGGAAGGCCCCTCACACCCACCGGGAGGAAGGAGACCGTGGCCTACTACTGGCTGCCTGCCGGTGACCACCTGCTCGAGTTGTGGGCCCCCGGGTATCACTCCAAGTTCCTCCACCTCTCTCTCACGAAGTCGGTCTTCATAGAGGAGAAGCTCGAGCGGAAGGACTCCCGCCTCCGACTCGTGGGGGAGTTCCCCACGGGCCGCCAGCCCAAGGGTATCGTGTTTTCTCCAGACGGACGATTCTTCTATGTGACCCTGCTCGACGATGAGGGGGTGGAGATCTTTTCCGCCGATCCCCTGGCCTATGTAGGAAGGGCGAGCCCGCCCCCATACTTTGCCGGACAGAGGGGGTTCGTGGAGGGGTACATCCTGCACGGCATCCTCTGGATCTCGCAGATGACCGCGAACCGGGTGCACGCCTTTTCCCTGGACGGCACCTATCTCTTCACCTCGGATCGGGTGGGGATCTGGCCCAAGGTGATCGCGGGCACGCACCGTGGGGACCTCCTCTTCGTGTCCAACTGGGAATCGAACGACATCGCCTTCCTCGATCCGGTCTCGGGCCGGGTGGTGGGAAGGGTGCCCGTATCCGCCACGCCGAGGGGGCTTGCGGTCACGCCTGACGACAGGTTCCTCTACGTGTGCAACTATGACACCGGCGTGCTGGAGAAGATAGACATCCCTCACCAGCAGGTGGTGAAGGTGATCGATTGGGAGTTCGGTGCCAAGCGGCACGCAGTCGTGGACAGGCAAGGCAGGTTCCTCTATCTCTCCGACATGTACCTGGGTACCATCACCAAGTTCGACCTTGGATCCGAGGCGCCTGTGAAGGAGCGCTACATCGGCCCCAAGCTCAATACCATCGCCCTCTCACCCGATGGCAGGTACCTCTTCGTCTCCTCGAGGGGGCACAACAACCCCGAGACCTACCTCAAGAAAGGACCCGACCACGGGAAGGTCTTCGTCCTCGATACGAGGACGCTCGAGGTGGTGGATTGGGTGTGGGGGAGGAACCAGCCCACAGGGCTTGCCGTCTCGCCGGATGGGCGATACCTGGTATTCTCCGATTTCCTGGATCACAACATAGAGGTCTACGACGTCTCGAGGCTCCGGGCGGAGTGA
- the murD gene encoding UDP-N-acetylmuramoyl-L-alanine--D-glutamate ligase encodes MYSDVRSLLEGKKVLVMGLGAHGGGAAAARFCVEEGAIVTVTDLRTEEELAPSLEALAGYDIRYVLGTHREEDFLEADVVIKNPAVPRTSRFLSLARHVETDISLFLKACRSPILAVTGSKGKSTTASALHHILSAAFPGARLGGNITTSPLTFLRELSEESPVVLELSSWQLGDLGGRISFTPQVAALTNIYPDHQNAYASMEAYVEDKFWITATQDPSQTFLYPASDPWGRWMAANTPATALPFFEERPTSPPPRAAFLTEQEGLFLDHGKEIPLLPERLLVPGAHNRLNLLLAGAMAYTFGTDPALIRTRLSSFPGIPHRLELVREKGGVSFYNDSAATIPDAVLAAVSAFECPVHLITGGTDKNLDLSPYRGLAGMPVTIYLLEGSATRRLIPLLHESGIPYLGPYRSLEEALAEAHHRASSGEVVLFSPGAASFEMFRHEFHRGEVFRDLVRRL; translated from the coding sequence ATGTACAGCGACGTGCGTAGCCTGCTCGAAGGCAAGAAGGTCCTCGTGATGGGCCTCGGCGCCCACGGAGGGGGGGCGGCCGCCGCCAGGTTCTGTGTGGAGGAGGGGGCGATCGTGACCGTGACCGATCTGCGCACAGAGGAGGAACTCGCCCCCTCCCTCGAGGCCCTCGCGGGGTACGACATACGCTACGTCCTCGGCACCCACCGGGAGGAGGACTTCCTCGAGGCCGATGTGGTGATCAAGAACCCTGCGGTCCCCCGAACCTCCCGATTCCTCTCCCTCGCCCGCCACGTGGAGACCGACATCTCCCTCTTCCTCAAGGCCTGCCGCTCCCCCATCCTGGCGGTCACCGGGAGCAAGGGCAAGTCCACCACGGCCTCGGCCCTCCACCACATCCTCTCGGCCGCCTTCCCGGGTGCGAGGCTCGGGGGCAACATCACCACGAGCCCCCTCACCTTCCTCCGCGAACTCTCCGAGGAAAGCCCCGTGGTCCTCGAGCTCTCCTCCTGGCAGCTCGGCGACCTGGGCGGAAGGATCTCCTTCACCCCACAGGTGGCGGCTCTCACCAACATCTACCCCGACCATCAGAACGCCTACGCCTCCATGGAAGCCTACGTGGAGGACAAGTTCTGGATCACCGCAACCCAGGATCCCTCGCAGACCTTCCTCTACCCCGCCTCCGATCCCTGGGGCAGGTGGATGGCCGCCAACACCCCGGCGACGGCTCTCCCCTTCTTCGAGGAGCGGCCGACCTCCCCACCCCCTCGCGCCGCCTTCCTCACCGAGCAGGAGGGCCTCTTCCTCGACCACGGGAAGGAGATCCCCCTCCTCCCCGAGCGGCTCCTGGTGCCGGGCGCCCACAACCGGCTCAACCTCCTCCTCGCCGGGGCCATGGCGTACACCTTCGGCACAGACCCTGCGCTCATCCGCACCCGGCTCTCCTCCTTCCCAGGTATTCCCCACAGACTCGAACTCGTCCGGGAGAAAGGGGGAGTCTCCTTCTACAACGACTCGGCCGCCACCATACCCGACGCCGTCCTCGCTGCGGTCTCCGCGTTCGAATGTCCCGTCCACCTCATCACCGGCGGCACCGACAAGAACCTCGACCTTTCACCCTACCGAGGACTCGCAGGCATGCCGGTCACGATCTACCTCCTGGAAGGGAGCGCCACACGCCGCCTCATCCCCCTCCTCCACGAGTCCGGCATTCCCTACCTGGGCCCCTACCGGAGCCTGGAGGAGGCCCTCGCCGAGGCTCACCACAGGGCTTCATCCGGCGAGGTGGTGCTCTTCTCCCCCGGAGCCGCCTCGTTCGAGATGTTCAGGCACGAGTTCCACCGGGGCGAGGTCTTCCGAGACCTCGTCCGACGGCTGTAG